A stretch of Equus caballus isolate H_3958 breed thoroughbred chromosome 11, TB-T2T, whole genome shotgun sequence DNA encodes these proteins:
- the TMC6 gene encoding transmembrane channel-like protein 6 isoform X2, with amino-acid sequence MAQPPAFVFNVPETPEDQGQDPSPYDESEVHDSFHQLIQEQSLRAAEEGLELRVLPQREPGPETLGASGSGHQALLGPEGVPDYSTATLRILASMPSRTIGRSRGAILSQYYNRTVRLRRRGSRPPLGGVGRSARPSLRLYDLELDPTAFQEEEKRTLLVKELQGLTVTQRDHMLRGMPLSLAEKRSLREESWTQSGKQRGPQGRRGLLPCCSRLRYACGLALHSLGLALLSALQALTPWRYALKQIGGQFGSSVLSYFLFLKTLLAFNALLLLPLLAFIVGVQAAFPPAPAGSVPTFTGLELLTGGGRFSHSVMYYGYYSNTTLNQLCGPPLDGSQCTPEAGGLPYNMPLAYLFTMGMSFFITCITLVYSMSRSFGESYRVGSTSGVHAITVFCSWDYKVTQKWPSRLQQDNIRTQLKELLAEWQLQQGPRSVWGRLRQVAILGFVWLLCLGTTLGCTLAVYAFSELMIKNPVSAEREWELLALPLVVCLLNLGAPYLYRGLAALERHDSPILEVYVAICRCVTRWGRWAFLGQGLCLPGAPPSASTPLVLRRNLILKMVILGILCYHWLGRRVGALKGQCWENFVGQELYRLMVMDFVFTLLDTLFGELVWRFISEKQRKKRGKPEFDIARNVLELIYGQTLTWLGVLFSPLLPAMQIMKLLVLFYVKKTSLMANCRAPRRPWLASHMSTVFVSLLCFPSFLGAAVFLCYAIWQVRPSSICGPFRTLDTMYEAGKVWVRHLEKAGPRVSWLPWIHRYLVENTFPIYLVSALLLAVIYLNIQVVKGQRKVICLLKEQISNEGEDKIFLINKLHSVYEGKERSRVGRAQEAEVPPTLPADERDAR; translated from the exons ATGGCCCAGCCGCCAGCCTTTGTCTTCAACGTCCCGGAGACCCCAGAGGACCAGGG CCAGGACCCCAGCCCCTATGATGAGAGCGAAGTGCACGACTCCTTCCACCAGCTCATTCAGGAGCAGAGCCTGCGGGCGGCTGAGGAGGGTCTGGAATTACGGGTCCTCCCCCAGAGGGAGCCGGGGCCCGAAACCCTGGGGGCCTCAG GCAGTGGCCACCAGGCCCTCCTGGGGCCCGAGGGTGTCCCTGACTACAGCACGGCCACGCTCCGCATCTTGGCCAGCATGCCCAGTCGCACCATTG GCCGCAGCCGAGGCGCCATCCTCTCCCAGTACTACAACCGCACGGTGAGGCTGCGGCGCAGGGGCAGCCGGCCCCCTCTGGGGGGTGTGGGGCGCTCCGCCCGGCCCAGCCTCCGCCTCTACGACCTGGAGCTGGACCCCACGGCCTTCCAGGAGGAGG AGAAGCGGACTCTCCTGGTGAAGGAGCTTCAGGGCCTGACAGTGACCCAGCGGGACCACATGCTCCGCGGGATGCCCTTGAGTCTGGCTGAGAAACGCTCCCTGCG GGAGGAGAGCTGGACCCAGAGCGGGAAGCAGAGGGGCCCGCAGGGCCGTCGAGGGCTCCTGCCCTGCTGTAGCCGGCTCCGATATGCCTGTGGCCTG GCCTtgcacagcctggggctggcgCTGCTCTCAGCGCTGCAGGCCCTGACGCCGTGGCGCTACGCCCTGAAGCAGATCGGGGGCCAGTTCGGCTCTAGCGTGCTGTCCTACTTCCTCTTCCTCAAGACCCTGCTGGCCTTCAACgccctcctgctgctgccgctgctggcCTTCATCGTGGGCGTGCAGGCCGCCTTCCCGCCAGCCCCCGCGGGCTCTGTCCCCACCTTCACGGGCCTGGAGCTCCTCACTGGTGGG GGCCGCTTCTCCCACTCCGTCATGTACTACGGCTACTACAGTAATACCACGCTGAACCAGCTGTGTGGCCCCCCACTGGATGGCAGCCAGTGCACCCCTGAGGCGGGGGGCCTGCCCTACAACATGCCCCTGGCTTACCTCTTCACCATGGGCATGTCCTTCTTTATCACCTGCATCACCCTGGTGTACAG CATGTCCCGCTCTTTTGGGGAGAGCTACCGGGTGGGCAGCACCTCGGGGGTCCACGCCATCACCGTTTTCTGCTCCTGGGACTACAAGGTGACTCAGAAATGGCCCTCGCGTCTGCAGCAGGACAACATCCGAACCCAGCTGAAG GAGCTGCTGGCTGAGTGGCAGCTGCAGCAGGGCCCACGGAGCGTGTGGGGGCGCCTGCGGCAGGTGGCTATCCTGGGGTTCGTGTGGCTGCTGTGCCTGGGGACCACGCTGGGCTGCACTTTGGCCGTCTACGCCTTCTCTGAGCTCATGATCAAG AACCCAGTGTCTGCTGAGCGGGAGTGGGAGCTGCTGGCCCTGCCCCTGGTGGTCTGCCTCCTCAACCTGGGGGCCCCCTACCTGTACCGTGGCCTGGCCGCCCTGGAGCGGCACGACTCCCCCATACTGGAGGTATACGTGGCCATCTGCAGGTGTGTGACCCGGTGGGGCAGGTGGGCCTTCCTGGGCCAAGGCCTCTGTCTCCCAGGTGCCCCTCCCTCGGCCTCCACACCTCTCGTCCTCCGCAGGAACCTCATCCTAAAGATGGTCATCCTAGGGATTCTTTGCTACCATTGGCTGGGCCGCAGGGTGGGCGCCCTGAAGGGCCAG TGCTGGGAGAACTTCGTGGGCCAGGAGCTGTACCGGCTCATGGTGATGGACTTCGTCTTCACGCTGCTGGACACGCTTTTCGGGGAGCTGGTGTGGAG GTTCATCTCTGAGAAGCAGCGTAAGAAGCGGGGGAAGCCAGAGTTCGACATTGCCCGCAATGTTCTAGAACTGATTTACGGGCAGACGCTGACCTG gctgggggtcCTCTTCTCGCCCCTCCTCCCTGCCATGCAGATCATGAAGCTGCTGGTCCTCTTCTATGTCAAGAAG ACGAGCCTGATGGCCAACTGCCGGGCGCCCCGCAGGCCCTGGCTGGCTTCCCACATGAGCACCGTCTTCGTGTCGCTGCTCTgcttcccctccttcctgggcGCTGCCGTCTTCCTCTGCTACGCCATCTGGCA agTGAGGCCCTCGAGCATCTGCGGCCCCTTCCGGACCCTGGACACCATGTATGAGGCGGGCAAGGTGTGGGTGCGCCACCTGGAGAAGGCGGGCCCCAGGGTCTCCTGGCTGCCCTGGATCCACCGGTACCTGGTGGAGAACACCTTCCCCATCTACCTGGTGTCGGCTCTGCTGCT GGCTGTGATCTACCTCAACATCCAGGTGGTGAAGGGCCAGCGCAAGGTCATCTGCCTCCTCAAGGAGCAGATCAGCAAC GAAGGGGAAGACAAAATCTTCTTAATCAACAAGCTTCACTCTGTCTacgaggggaaggagaggagcag GGTTGGGAGAGCCCAGGAGGCCGAGGTGCCCCCAACATTGCCTGCAGATGAGCGGGACGCCCGGTAG
- the TMC6 gene encoding transmembrane channel-like protein 6 isoform X1 — translation MAQPPAFVFNVPETPEDQGQDPSPYDESEVHDSFHQLIQEQSLRAAEEGLELRVLPQREPGPETLGASELLDMSFCFVGSGHQALLGPEGVPDYSTATLRILASMPSRTIGRSRGAILSQYYNRTVRLRRRGSRPPLGGVGRSARPSLRLYDLELDPTAFQEEEKRTLLVKELQGLTVTQRDHMLRGMPLSLAEKRSLREESWTQSGKQRGPQGRRGLLPCCSRLRYACGLALHSLGLALLSALQALTPWRYALKQIGGQFGSSVLSYFLFLKTLLAFNALLLLPLLAFIVGVQAAFPPAPAGSVPTFTGLELLTGGGRFSHSVMYYGYYSNTTLNQLCGPPLDGSQCTPEAGGLPYNMPLAYLFTMGMSFFITCITLVYSMSRSFGESYRVGSTSGVHAITVFCSWDYKVTQKWPSRLQQDNIRTQLKELLAEWQLQQGPRSVWGRLRQVAILGFVWLLCLGTTLGCTLAVYAFSELMIKNPVSAEREWELLALPLVVCLLNLGAPYLYRGLAALERHDSPILEVYVAICRCVTRWGRWAFLGQGLCLPGAPPSASTPLVLRRNLILKMVILGILCYHWLGRRVGALKGQCWENFVGQELYRLMVMDFVFTLLDTLFGELVWRFISEKQRKKRGKPEFDIARNVLELIYGQTLTWLGVLFSPLLPAMQIMKLLVLFYVKKTSLMANCRAPRRPWLASHMSTVFVSLLCFPSFLGAAVFLCYAIWQVRPSSICGPFRTLDTMYEAGKVWVRHLEKAGPRVSWLPWIHRYLVENTFPIYLVSALLLAVIYLNIQVVKGQRKVICLLKEQISNEGEDKIFLINKLHSVYEGKERSRVGRAQEAEVPPTLPADERDAR, via the exons ATGGCCCAGCCGCCAGCCTTTGTCTTCAACGTCCCGGAGACCCCAGAGGACCAGGG CCAGGACCCCAGCCCCTATGATGAGAGCGAAGTGCACGACTCCTTCCACCAGCTCATTCAGGAGCAGAGCCTGCGGGCGGCTGAGGAGGGTCTGGAATTACGGGTCCTCCCCCAGAGGGAGCCGGGGCCCGAAACCCTGGGGGCCTCAG AACTTCTGGACATGTCTTTCTGCTTTGTAGGCAGTGGCCACCAGGCCCTCCTGGGGCCCGAGGGTGTCCCTGACTACAGCACGGCCACGCTCCGCATCTTGGCCAGCATGCCCAGTCGCACCATTG GCCGCAGCCGAGGCGCCATCCTCTCCCAGTACTACAACCGCACGGTGAGGCTGCGGCGCAGGGGCAGCCGGCCCCCTCTGGGGGGTGTGGGGCGCTCCGCCCGGCCCAGCCTCCGCCTCTACGACCTGGAGCTGGACCCCACGGCCTTCCAGGAGGAGG AGAAGCGGACTCTCCTGGTGAAGGAGCTTCAGGGCCTGACAGTGACCCAGCGGGACCACATGCTCCGCGGGATGCCCTTGAGTCTGGCTGAGAAACGCTCCCTGCG GGAGGAGAGCTGGACCCAGAGCGGGAAGCAGAGGGGCCCGCAGGGCCGTCGAGGGCTCCTGCCCTGCTGTAGCCGGCTCCGATATGCCTGTGGCCTG GCCTtgcacagcctggggctggcgCTGCTCTCAGCGCTGCAGGCCCTGACGCCGTGGCGCTACGCCCTGAAGCAGATCGGGGGCCAGTTCGGCTCTAGCGTGCTGTCCTACTTCCTCTTCCTCAAGACCCTGCTGGCCTTCAACgccctcctgctgctgccgctgctggcCTTCATCGTGGGCGTGCAGGCCGCCTTCCCGCCAGCCCCCGCGGGCTCTGTCCCCACCTTCACGGGCCTGGAGCTCCTCACTGGTGGG GGCCGCTTCTCCCACTCCGTCATGTACTACGGCTACTACAGTAATACCACGCTGAACCAGCTGTGTGGCCCCCCACTGGATGGCAGCCAGTGCACCCCTGAGGCGGGGGGCCTGCCCTACAACATGCCCCTGGCTTACCTCTTCACCATGGGCATGTCCTTCTTTATCACCTGCATCACCCTGGTGTACAG CATGTCCCGCTCTTTTGGGGAGAGCTACCGGGTGGGCAGCACCTCGGGGGTCCACGCCATCACCGTTTTCTGCTCCTGGGACTACAAGGTGACTCAGAAATGGCCCTCGCGTCTGCAGCAGGACAACATCCGAACCCAGCTGAAG GAGCTGCTGGCTGAGTGGCAGCTGCAGCAGGGCCCACGGAGCGTGTGGGGGCGCCTGCGGCAGGTGGCTATCCTGGGGTTCGTGTGGCTGCTGTGCCTGGGGACCACGCTGGGCTGCACTTTGGCCGTCTACGCCTTCTCTGAGCTCATGATCAAG AACCCAGTGTCTGCTGAGCGGGAGTGGGAGCTGCTGGCCCTGCCCCTGGTGGTCTGCCTCCTCAACCTGGGGGCCCCCTACCTGTACCGTGGCCTGGCCGCCCTGGAGCGGCACGACTCCCCCATACTGGAGGTATACGTGGCCATCTGCAGGTGTGTGACCCGGTGGGGCAGGTGGGCCTTCCTGGGCCAAGGCCTCTGTCTCCCAGGTGCCCCTCCCTCGGCCTCCACACCTCTCGTCCTCCGCAGGAACCTCATCCTAAAGATGGTCATCCTAGGGATTCTTTGCTACCATTGGCTGGGCCGCAGGGTGGGCGCCCTGAAGGGCCAG TGCTGGGAGAACTTCGTGGGCCAGGAGCTGTACCGGCTCATGGTGATGGACTTCGTCTTCACGCTGCTGGACACGCTTTTCGGGGAGCTGGTGTGGAG GTTCATCTCTGAGAAGCAGCGTAAGAAGCGGGGGAAGCCAGAGTTCGACATTGCCCGCAATGTTCTAGAACTGATTTACGGGCAGACGCTGACCTG gctgggggtcCTCTTCTCGCCCCTCCTCCCTGCCATGCAGATCATGAAGCTGCTGGTCCTCTTCTATGTCAAGAAG ACGAGCCTGATGGCCAACTGCCGGGCGCCCCGCAGGCCCTGGCTGGCTTCCCACATGAGCACCGTCTTCGTGTCGCTGCTCTgcttcccctccttcctgggcGCTGCCGTCTTCCTCTGCTACGCCATCTGGCA agTGAGGCCCTCGAGCATCTGCGGCCCCTTCCGGACCCTGGACACCATGTATGAGGCGGGCAAGGTGTGGGTGCGCCACCTGGAGAAGGCGGGCCCCAGGGTCTCCTGGCTGCCCTGGATCCACCGGTACCTGGTGGAGAACACCTTCCCCATCTACCTGGTGTCGGCTCTGCTGCT GGCTGTGATCTACCTCAACATCCAGGTGGTGAAGGGCCAGCGCAAGGTCATCTGCCTCCTCAAGGAGCAGATCAGCAAC GAAGGGGAAGACAAAATCTTCTTAATCAACAAGCTTCACTCTGTCTacgaggggaaggagaggagcag GGTTGGGAGAGCCCAGGAGGCCGAGGTGCCCCCAACATTGCCTGCAGATGAGCGGGACGCCCGGTAG
- the TMC6 gene encoding transmembrane channel-like protein 6 isoform X8 → MAQPPAFVFNVPETPEDQGQDPSPYDESEVHDSFHQLIQEQSLRAAEEGLELRVLPQREPGPETLGASGSGHQALLGPEGVPDYSTATLRILASMPSRTIGRSRGAILSQYYNRTVRLRRRGSRPPLGGVGRSARPSLRLYDLELDPTAFQEEEKRTLLVKELQGLTVTQRDHMLRGMPLSLAEKRSLREESWTQSGKQRGPQGRRGLLPCCSRLRYACGLGRFSHSVMYYGYYSNTTLNQLCGPPLDGSQCTPEAGGLPYNMPLAYLFTMGMSFFITCITLVYSMSRSFGESYRVGSTSGVHAITVFCSWDYKVTQKWPSRLQQDNIRTQLKELLAEWQLQQGPRSVWGRLRQVAILGFVWLLCLGTTLGCTLAVYAFSELMIKNPVSAEREWELLALPLVVCLLNLGAPYLYRGLAALERHDSPILEVYVAICRNLILKMVILGILCYHWLGRRVGALKGQCWENFVGQELYRLMVMDFVFTLLDTLFGELVWRFISEKQRKKRGKPEFDIARNVLELIYGQTLTWLGVLFSPLLPAMQIMKLLVLFYVKKTSLMANCRAPRRPWLASHMSTVFVSLLCFPSFLGAAVFLCYAIWQVRPSSICGPFRTLDTMYEAGKVWVRHLEKAGPRVSWLPWIHRYLVENTFPIYLVSALLLAVIYLNIQVVKGQRKVICLLKEQISNEGEDKIFLINKLHSVYEGKERSRVGRAQEAEVPPTLPADERDAR, encoded by the exons ATGGCCCAGCCGCCAGCCTTTGTCTTCAACGTCCCGGAGACCCCAGAGGACCAGGG CCAGGACCCCAGCCCCTATGATGAGAGCGAAGTGCACGACTCCTTCCACCAGCTCATTCAGGAGCAGAGCCTGCGGGCGGCTGAGGAGGGTCTGGAATTACGGGTCCTCCCCCAGAGGGAGCCGGGGCCCGAAACCCTGGGGGCCTCAG GCAGTGGCCACCAGGCCCTCCTGGGGCCCGAGGGTGTCCCTGACTACAGCACGGCCACGCTCCGCATCTTGGCCAGCATGCCCAGTCGCACCATTG GCCGCAGCCGAGGCGCCATCCTCTCCCAGTACTACAACCGCACGGTGAGGCTGCGGCGCAGGGGCAGCCGGCCCCCTCTGGGGGGTGTGGGGCGCTCCGCCCGGCCCAGCCTCCGCCTCTACGACCTGGAGCTGGACCCCACGGCCTTCCAGGAGGAGG AGAAGCGGACTCTCCTGGTGAAGGAGCTTCAGGGCCTGACAGTGACCCAGCGGGACCACATGCTCCGCGGGATGCCCTTGAGTCTGGCTGAGAAACGCTCCCTGCG GGAGGAGAGCTGGACCCAGAGCGGGAAGCAGAGGGGCCCGCAGGGCCGTCGAGGGCTCCTGCCCTGCTGTAGCCGGCTCCGATATGCCTGTGGCCTG GGCCGCTTCTCCCACTCCGTCATGTACTACGGCTACTACAGTAATACCACGCTGAACCAGCTGTGTGGCCCCCCACTGGATGGCAGCCAGTGCACCCCTGAGGCGGGGGGCCTGCCCTACAACATGCCCCTGGCTTACCTCTTCACCATGGGCATGTCCTTCTTTATCACCTGCATCACCCTGGTGTACAG CATGTCCCGCTCTTTTGGGGAGAGCTACCGGGTGGGCAGCACCTCGGGGGTCCACGCCATCACCGTTTTCTGCTCCTGGGACTACAAGGTGACTCAGAAATGGCCCTCGCGTCTGCAGCAGGACAACATCCGAACCCAGCTGAAG GAGCTGCTGGCTGAGTGGCAGCTGCAGCAGGGCCCACGGAGCGTGTGGGGGCGCCTGCGGCAGGTGGCTATCCTGGGGTTCGTGTGGCTGCTGTGCCTGGGGACCACGCTGGGCTGCACTTTGGCCGTCTACGCCTTCTCTGAGCTCATGATCAAG AACCCAGTGTCTGCTGAGCGGGAGTGGGAGCTGCTGGCCCTGCCCCTGGTGGTCTGCCTCCTCAACCTGGGGGCCCCCTACCTGTACCGTGGCCTGGCCGCCCTGGAGCGGCACGACTCCCCCATACTGGAGGTATACGTGGCCATCTGCAG GAACCTCATCCTAAAGATGGTCATCCTAGGGATTCTTTGCTACCATTGGCTGGGCCGCAGGGTGGGCGCCCTGAAGGGCCAG TGCTGGGAGAACTTCGTGGGCCAGGAGCTGTACCGGCTCATGGTGATGGACTTCGTCTTCACGCTGCTGGACACGCTTTTCGGGGAGCTGGTGTGGAG GTTCATCTCTGAGAAGCAGCGTAAGAAGCGGGGGAAGCCAGAGTTCGACATTGCCCGCAATGTTCTAGAACTGATTTACGGGCAGACGCTGACCTG gctgggggtcCTCTTCTCGCCCCTCCTCCCTGCCATGCAGATCATGAAGCTGCTGGTCCTCTTCTATGTCAAGAAG ACGAGCCTGATGGCCAACTGCCGGGCGCCCCGCAGGCCCTGGCTGGCTTCCCACATGAGCACCGTCTTCGTGTCGCTGCTCTgcttcccctccttcctgggcGCTGCCGTCTTCCTCTGCTACGCCATCTGGCA agTGAGGCCCTCGAGCATCTGCGGCCCCTTCCGGACCCTGGACACCATGTATGAGGCGGGCAAGGTGTGGGTGCGCCACCTGGAGAAGGCGGGCCCCAGGGTCTCCTGGCTGCCCTGGATCCACCGGTACCTGGTGGAGAACACCTTCCCCATCTACCTGGTGTCGGCTCTGCTGCT GGCTGTGATCTACCTCAACATCCAGGTGGTGAAGGGCCAGCGCAAGGTCATCTGCCTCCTCAAGGAGCAGATCAGCAAC GAAGGGGAAGACAAAATCTTCTTAATCAACAAGCTTCACTCTGTCTacgaggggaaggagaggagcag GGTTGGGAGAGCCCAGGAGGCCGAGGTGCCCCCAACATTGCCTGCAGATGAGCGGGACGCCCGGTAG
- the TMC6 gene encoding transmembrane channel-like protein 6 isoform X3 has product MAQPPAFVFNVPETPEDQGQDPSPYDESEVHDSFHQLIQEQSLRAAEEGLELRVLPQREPGPETLGASELLDMSFCFVGSGHQALLGPEGVPDYSTATLRILASMPSRTIGRSRGAILSQYYNRTVRLRRRGSRPPLGGVGRSARPSLRLYDLELDPTAFQEEEKRTLLVKELQGLTVTQRDHMLRGMPLSLAEKRSLREESWTQSGKQRGPQGRRGLLPCCSRLRYACGLALHSLGLALLSALQALTPWRYALKQIGGQFGSSVLSYFLFLKTLLAFNALLLLPLLAFIVGVQAAFPPAPAGSVPTFTGLELLTGGGRFSHSVMYYGYYSNTTLNQLCGPPLDGSQCTPEAGGLPYNMPLAYLFTMGMSFFITCITLVYSMSRSFGESYRVGSTSGVHAITVFCSWDYKVTQKWPSRLQQDNIRTQLKELLAEWQLQQGPRSVWGRLRQVAILGFVWLLCLGTTLGCTLAVYAFSELMIKNPVSAEREWELLALPLVVCLLNLGAPYLYRGLAALERHDSPILEVYVAICRNLILKMVILGILCYHWLGRRVGALKGQCWENFVGQELYRLMVMDFVFTLLDTLFGELVWRFISEKQRKKRGKPEFDIARNVLELIYGQTLTWLGVLFSPLLPAMQIMKLLVLFYVKKTSLMANCRAPRRPWLASHMSTVFVSLLCFPSFLGAAVFLCYAIWQVRPSSICGPFRTLDTMYEAGKVWVRHLEKAGPRVSWLPWIHRYLVENTFPIYLVSALLLAVIYLNIQVVKGQRKVICLLKEQISNEGEDKIFLINKLHSVYEGKERSRVGRAQEAEVPPTLPADERDAR; this is encoded by the exons ATGGCCCAGCCGCCAGCCTTTGTCTTCAACGTCCCGGAGACCCCAGAGGACCAGGG CCAGGACCCCAGCCCCTATGATGAGAGCGAAGTGCACGACTCCTTCCACCAGCTCATTCAGGAGCAGAGCCTGCGGGCGGCTGAGGAGGGTCTGGAATTACGGGTCCTCCCCCAGAGGGAGCCGGGGCCCGAAACCCTGGGGGCCTCAG AACTTCTGGACATGTCTTTCTGCTTTGTAGGCAGTGGCCACCAGGCCCTCCTGGGGCCCGAGGGTGTCCCTGACTACAGCACGGCCACGCTCCGCATCTTGGCCAGCATGCCCAGTCGCACCATTG GCCGCAGCCGAGGCGCCATCCTCTCCCAGTACTACAACCGCACGGTGAGGCTGCGGCGCAGGGGCAGCCGGCCCCCTCTGGGGGGTGTGGGGCGCTCCGCCCGGCCCAGCCTCCGCCTCTACGACCTGGAGCTGGACCCCACGGCCTTCCAGGAGGAGG AGAAGCGGACTCTCCTGGTGAAGGAGCTTCAGGGCCTGACAGTGACCCAGCGGGACCACATGCTCCGCGGGATGCCCTTGAGTCTGGCTGAGAAACGCTCCCTGCG GGAGGAGAGCTGGACCCAGAGCGGGAAGCAGAGGGGCCCGCAGGGCCGTCGAGGGCTCCTGCCCTGCTGTAGCCGGCTCCGATATGCCTGTGGCCTG GCCTtgcacagcctggggctggcgCTGCTCTCAGCGCTGCAGGCCCTGACGCCGTGGCGCTACGCCCTGAAGCAGATCGGGGGCCAGTTCGGCTCTAGCGTGCTGTCCTACTTCCTCTTCCTCAAGACCCTGCTGGCCTTCAACgccctcctgctgctgccgctgctggcCTTCATCGTGGGCGTGCAGGCCGCCTTCCCGCCAGCCCCCGCGGGCTCTGTCCCCACCTTCACGGGCCTGGAGCTCCTCACTGGTGGG GGCCGCTTCTCCCACTCCGTCATGTACTACGGCTACTACAGTAATACCACGCTGAACCAGCTGTGTGGCCCCCCACTGGATGGCAGCCAGTGCACCCCTGAGGCGGGGGGCCTGCCCTACAACATGCCCCTGGCTTACCTCTTCACCATGGGCATGTCCTTCTTTATCACCTGCATCACCCTGGTGTACAG CATGTCCCGCTCTTTTGGGGAGAGCTACCGGGTGGGCAGCACCTCGGGGGTCCACGCCATCACCGTTTTCTGCTCCTGGGACTACAAGGTGACTCAGAAATGGCCCTCGCGTCTGCAGCAGGACAACATCCGAACCCAGCTGAAG GAGCTGCTGGCTGAGTGGCAGCTGCAGCAGGGCCCACGGAGCGTGTGGGGGCGCCTGCGGCAGGTGGCTATCCTGGGGTTCGTGTGGCTGCTGTGCCTGGGGACCACGCTGGGCTGCACTTTGGCCGTCTACGCCTTCTCTGAGCTCATGATCAAG AACCCAGTGTCTGCTGAGCGGGAGTGGGAGCTGCTGGCCCTGCCCCTGGTGGTCTGCCTCCTCAACCTGGGGGCCCCCTACCTGTACCGTGGCCTGGCCGCCCTGGAGCGGCACGACTCCCCCATACTGGAGGTATACGTGGCCATCTGCAG GAACCTCATCCTAAAGATGGTCATCCTAGGGATTCTTTGCTACCATTGGCTGGGCCGCAGGGTGGGCGCCCTGAAGGGCCAG TGCTGGGAGAACTTCGTGGGCCAGGAGCTGTACCGGCTCATGGTGATGGACTTCGTCTTCACGCTGCTGGACACGCTTTTCGGGGAGCTGGTGTGGAG GTTCATCTCTGAGAAGCAGCGTAAGAAGCGGGGGAAGCCAGAGTTCGACATTGCCCGCAATGTTCTAGAACTGATTTACGGGCAGACGCTGACCTG gctgggggtcCTCTTCTCGCCCCTCCTCCCTGCCATGCAGATCATGAAGCTGCTGGTCCTCTTCTATGTCAAGAAG ACGAGCCTGATGGCCAACTGCCGGGCGCCCCGCAGGCCCTGGCTGGCTTCCCACATGAGCACCGTCTTCGTGTCGCTGCTCTgcttcccctccttcctgggcGCTGCCGTCTTCCTCTGCTACGCCATCTGGCA agTGAGGCCCTCGAGCATCTGCGGCCCCTTCCGGACCCTGGACACCATGTATGAGGCGGGCAAGGTGTGGGTGCGCCACCTGGAGAAGGCGGGCCCCAGGGTCTCCTGGCTGCCCTGGATCCACCGGTACCTGGTGGAGAACACCTTCCCCATCTACCTGGTGTCGGCTCTGCTGCT GGCTGTGATCTACCTCAACATCCAGGTGGTGAAGGGCCAGCGCAAGGTCATCTGCCTCCTCAAGGAGCAGATCAGCAAC GAAGGGGAAGACAAAATCTTCTTAATCAACAAGCTTCACTCTGTCTacgaggggaaggagaggagcag GGTTGGGAGAGCCCAGGAGGCCGAGGTGCCCCCAACATTGCCTGCAGATGAGCGGGACGCCCGGTAG